Proteins from a genomic interval of Stomatohabitans albus:
- a CDS encoding ABC transporter ATP-binding protein: MADFPLTVSHVSVYFGGYQALKDVSFQVSLGKILGIAGPNGSGKTTLLRTMFGAQPVAEGEIKLSGKPIAQLKTSQVGRELSVVAQFEHNIARMRVLDLVLLGRSPHRKDIQGFSRNDQEIAENVLAQVGMDTFKHRYFDTLSGGERQRVLIARGLAQACPCMLLDEPTNHLDIKYQHQILALLRNVISTGVIILHDLNLVSRYCDEVIVLSNGEIACRGHPQEVLTTRMVKETYGVDAIETHDEGVKQFIFRGEVSAARHM, encoded by the coding sequence ATGGCTGATTTTCCTCTCACCGTAAGTCACGTATCGGTATATTTTGGAGGCTATCAGGCACTAAAGGATGTGTCATTCCAGGTTTCTTTAGGAAAGATTCTAGGTATTGCCGGACCAAATGGGTCAGGAAAAACTACGCTACTACGAACGATGTTTGGTGCACAGCCAGTCGCAGAAGGAGAGATCAAATTATCTGGGAAACCGATTGCCCAGCTTAAAACATCACAGGTTGGACGAGAGCTTTCCGTTGTTGCTCAATTTGAACATAACATCGCTCGTATGCGCGTTCTTGATCTTGTCTTATTAGGTCGCTCACCGCATCGCAAAGACATCCAGGGTTTCAGTCGTAACGATCAGGAGATTGCGGAGAACGTACTAGCTCAAGTTGGTATGGATACGTTCAAACATCGCTATTTCGACACCCTCTCAGGCGGTGAACGCCAGAGAGTACTCATTGCTCGTGGGCTAGCACAGGCATGCCCTTGTATGTTGCTTGACGAACCAACCAATCACCTCGATATCAAGTATCAGCATCAGATTCTCGCCCTTTTAAGAAATGTCATCTCAACTGGTGTAATCATTTTGCATGACCTCAATTTGGTCTCTCGATACTGTGATGAGGTTATTGTCCTTAGCAATGGTGAGATTGCTTGCCGCGGTCACCCACAAGAAGTTCTCACAACACGTATGGTCAAAGAGACCTACGGTGTAGATGCGATTGAAACGCATGACGAAGGCGTCAAGCAGTTTATTTTTAGAGGTGAAGTCTCAGCAGCAAGGCATATGTAG
- a CDS encoding ABC transporter substrate-binding protein, which produces MSRIKSVAITTLILMIGSLSGCGSTNESSTGSSASTSESVTTPKTVKSCNQEIVLNSTPQKVVSLGVTGLAYLVAAGAEQHIIARANEFDEPPAAWIGTRADNIKVLSGDLSLEGLVGLDPDLAYGGGFSPTNLTPTQVTEKKIPAVVDNPECHYFYPDVPENESFDNILSEITELGQLLNTSSEADKTVQELKDQIDTIKKENLGQGRSVSYAYYFGEDTELFSYGQKGVMGEINDTLGIHSAIDPNYHPHQGPIAPEAFVKSDPDMIVILEGMGGATKESTLDRLKEIPGYSEMKAVKNNQIFFIESAAAYASPGAIYGMIELADQIKKN; this is translated from the coding sequence ATGTCCAGAATCAAATCAGTAGCAATCACCACACTTATTCTTATGATAGGTTCACTATCAGGTTGTGGTTCAACTAATGAATCATCTACAGGTTCATCAGCTTCTACCAGCGAGTCTGTCACTACTCCAAAGACGGTTAAAAGCTGTAATCAAGAGATAGTGCTTAATTCAACCCCCCAGAAAGTAGTCTCACTTGGTGTTACCGGACTGGCATACCTAGTTGCGGCCGGAGCTGAACAGCACATCATTGCACGAGCCAATGAATTCGATGAGCCTCCTGCCGCCTGGATTGGCACACGTGCTGATAATATTAAAGTATTATCTGGTGATCTCTCATTAGAAGGTCTTGTTGGATTAGATCCCGACCTTGCGTATGGAGGTGGCTTTTCTCCCACAAACCTAACTCCCACTCAAGTCACAGAAAAGAAAATACCTGCTGTCGTTGACAATCCTGAGTGCCATTACTTTTATCCAGACGTACCCGAAAATGAATCTTTTGATAACATCTTGTCAGAAATAACCGAACTTGGACAACTACTGAATACTTCTTCAGAAGCTGATAAAACAGTTCAAGAATTAAAAGATCAAATTGATACTATAAAGAAAGAAAATCTAGGGCAAGGTAGATCTGTATCATATGCATATTATTTTGGTGAGGATACAGAGCTGTTTAGCTATGGACAAAAAGGTGTTATGGGTGAAATTAATGATACCCTCGGGATTCATTCAGCTATCGATCCAAATTATCACCCCCATCAAGGACCTATCGCACCAGAAGCCTTTGTTAAGTCAGATCCCGATATGATCGTAATACTCGAAGGAATGGGCGGTGCAACTAAAGAGTCTACACTTGATCGCTTAAAGGAGATTCCTGGATATAGCGAAATGAAAGCGGTCAAAAACAATCAGATATTTTTTATAGAATCGGCAGCAGCATATGCTTCCCCTGGCGCAATTTATGGCATGATCGAACTCGCAGATCAGATAAAGAAGAATTAA
- a CDS encoding iron ABC transporter permease encodes MKVDFMIIPTIHRIVLISALLILLLFSIILAIMIGATDISISDTLDGLRIYFFGETKPFSISTVDIEIINEIRLPRALLGTIVGAGLGISGLTIQSLLRNPLGDPYILGISSGASTGAALVIVLGGSSELLSTLGVTVGAFLGALAAIVAVGLLAISGGRTTPTRIIFAGMAVTYFFSAITSLITLMAKNAAGTKSVMFWTLGSLGSASWKDVSTAGTVVLLAFILLLLLGRRIDLLELGDDTARSLGTNPSFYRNFLIIIVAFTVATLVSLTGSIGFIGLVIPHLAKYLVGSVARVNLPICALLGALLVVIADTFTRMIIRPAELPIGILTALVGTPMLMSLVKNRNEYQ; translated from the coding sequence GTGAAAGTTGATTTTATGATAATACCCACTATCCACAGAATAGTACTCATCAGCGCACTTTTAATATTACTATTATTTTCAATAATTCTAGCTATTATGATTGGTGCTACTGATATTTCTATATCAGACACTCTAGATGGCCTAAGAATATATTTTTTTGGAGAAACCAAGCCATTCTCCATATCAACAGTAGATATTGAGATTATTAATGAAATTCGTTTGCCTCGTGCCTTACTTGGTACTATCGTTGGTGCCGGGTTAGGTATTTCGGGGTTAACCATCCAATCGCTTCTTCGTAATCCGTTAGGCGATCCCTACATATTGGGTATTTCTTCGGGTGCATCCACAGGTGCTGCTCTTGTTATTGTTCTCGGAGGAAGTAGCGAGTTGTTATCCACACTAGGTGTAACAGTTGGTGCATTCCTTGGGGCGTTAGCCGCGATTGTTGCGGTCGGTTTACTGGCTATCTCTGGAGGAAGAACCACACCTACAAGGATCATATTTGCAGGGATGGCGGTAACCTACTTCTTTTCAGCTATCACGAGTTTGATTACCTTGATGGCAAAGAATGCAGCGGGGACCAAATCAGTGATGTTCTGGACCCTGGGCTCACTTGGATCAGCTTCCTGGAAGGACGTGTCGACAGCTGGCACCGTCGTTTTACTCGCATTTATTCTTCTGCTCTTGTTAGGTCGCCGGATTGATCTCCTGGAATTAGGAGATGATACCGCCCGGTCTTTGGGTACAAACCCATCATTCTATCGAAACTTTCTCATCATAATTGTGGCCTTTACTGTTGCAACTTTAGTCTCACTCACCGGATCTATTGGGTTTATAGGGTTAGTTATTCCTCATCTAGCTAAATATTTAGTAGGTTCAGTAGCAAGGGTAAATCTACCCATATGTGCATTATTAGGGGCCTTACTCGTTGTTATCGCTGACACATTTACGCGAATGATTATCCGACCCGCCGAACTGCCCATTGGAATTCTCACCGCGCTTGTCGGCACCCCGATGTTGATGAGTCTGGTTAAAAACCGAAACGAATATCAATAG
- a CDS encoding ABC transporter ATP-binding protein/permease, with product MQAAQLTFWLLLPSIIAGLLTYGIFIAVAVLNAYLFTELLGQRNISRIVVLVVIIVALLLIRPIVGVIGQLLQNRAGLIVKHNLRTELIKELYSQGPMRMEYGRSGTIQSVVTDGVEAIESYFIKYFVQIIVTTVVAATLSIGIAQISLSIAFVLLLCGVSVVLIPRLWDKALAERGYTHWVAYEELNADFIDAMMGMATLKSFGAADSYGVRLNKQSHQLLTSTLGQLRLSLGESGLSGMMKVLGPSLGVIMAIFQVQAGTLPLSDMFLITMLSVEMFRPFNQLTACWHEAFFGISALTSMNAIFDKSTKTKIESPVKTISHNQVDIHFSNVSYHYIDSSSLAIDRVTFSIENGQSTALVGLSGSGKSTALGLLMGFDTPTQGTIRINDHTPNDIEISETIALVPQDPIIFPGTIREILLSANPEATEEMMLEVLAIAQADHIHDESNTLTSKQTILDLSITEHAKNLSGGQKQRLAIARALIRNTPVLVLDESTSAIDTQTEQMLLAALREARPNLTLLLVTHRIDTAAKTDHVIVMANGHVSCAGNPVELAKDPHSAWSELAHAHEATE from the coding sequence ATGCAAGCTGCACAGCTTACCTTTTGGCTGTTGCTGCCATCTATTATTGCTGGATTATTAACATACGGAATATTTATTGCTGTGGCGGTACTGAATGCCTATCTCTTTACAGAACTTCTAGGACAACGAAATATTTCTCGTATTGTCGTACTCGTAGTTATTATCGTAGCGTTGCTTTTGATTCGACCAATTGTTGGAGTTATTGGGCAGCTCCTTCAAAACCGTGCCGGTTTAATAGTCAAACACAATTTACGTACGGAGCTTATCAAAGAGTTGTACTCCCAAGGTCCTATGCGTATGGAGTATGGCCGTTCAGGAACTATACAATCAGTAGTCACTGATGGTGTGGAAGCTATTGAGTCTTACTTCATAAAGTATTTTGTTCAGATTATCGTTACAACCGTAGTCGCAGCTACCCTCAGTATAGGTATTGCCCAGATAAGCCTGTCAATCGCATTTGTTCTATTGTTGTGCGGAGTGAGTGTTGTATTGATTCCTCGTTTATGGGACAAAGCGCTTGCTGAGCGTGGATACACTCACTGGGTTGCGTATGAAGAACTAAATGCAGATTTCATTGATGCCATGATGGGTATGGCTACATTAAAGTCATTTGGTGCTGCAGATAGCTATGGGGTCCGACTGAATAAACAATCTCATCAACTGCTTACATCGACACTCGGCCAGCTTCGGCTTTCACTGGGGGAGAGCGGGCTAAGCGGCATGATGAAGGTATTGGGCCCTTCCCTCGGGGTAATCATGGCGATATTCCAAGTTCAGGCAGGAACATTGCCATTATCAGACATGTTTTTAATTACGATGCTCTCTGTAGAAATGTTCAGACCATTCAACCAGTTAACTGCTTGTTGGCATGAGGCTTTCTTTGGTATTTCTGCATTAACTTCAATGAATGCTATTTTTGATAAATCTACTAAAACAAAAATAGAGTCACCTGTAAAAACAATTTCACATAATCAAGTTGATATTCATTTTTCAAATGTGTCGTATCATTATATTGATTCATCATCATTGGCGATAGATAGAGTTACTTTTTCTATCGAAAACGGTCAATCTACTGCCCTTGTGGGACTTTCTGGTTCTGGGAAATCAACAGCCCTTGGATTACTTATGGGATTCGATACTCCAACTCAAGGGACAATCAGGATAAATGATCATACCCCTAATGATATTGAAATATCAGAAACGATAGCACTTGTACCCCAAGATCCAATTATTTTCCCCGGGACAATACGTGAAATACTACTTTCTGCAAATCCAGAAGCAACTGAAGAGATGATGCTTGAAGTTCTGGCTATTGCTCAAGCAGACCATATACACGATGAATCTAATACTCTAACAAGTAAACAAACTATTTTAGATTTGAGTATTACTGAGCATGCAAAAAACTTATCAGGTGGTCAGAAGCAACGTTTGGCGATAGCGCGTGCACTTATCCGTAATACGCCCGTCCTTGTTCTTGATGAATCGACATCTGCAATTGATACACAAACCGAGCAAATGCTATTAGCAGCTTTGCGTGAGGCGAGACCGAATCTGACGCTACTTTTGGTTACACATCGGATCGACACCGCGGCAAAAACAGACCATGTCATTGTCATGGCTAACGGACACGTTTCCTGTGCTGGCAATCCCGTCGAACTGGCAAAAGATCCTCACTCAGCCTGGTCAGAACTTGCACACGCCCACGAAGCAACGGAGTAG
- a CDS encoding ABC transporter ATP-binding protein: MNETLRAIMRLVRQLRECTPLFIASTVVTALAQLTFMGVTMTSVWITTRFIVDNDAILTGLISLLIVLVASHALTTLLEVWWSHEVAYRILHTFRVHLYAAIKRIAPLGLHGKRTADVASAAMSDAEQLEWFYAHTASTAICAVINPVIVITVLCSIVGPAGLVMLFPVITMIGLPLLLMPLQQRQGAHLRDALVQLRVAVLDAIQGQRELRSLGMVAQQQHEIERLTVHVQRINNRQTIRKTIEMAYAELATATGTTILLVVLTGWVLDGQFESTLLPLAIVMAGMSTTPAVGLVAMLGRLGEIGACAKRITTILDAEDPIPSQPDTGLSKVEGHPQTLVADNLSFSYDVQPVLNQVSLVASPTRSIAIVGQSGAGKTTFANLAMRFLDPDAGQICFDGLNLRGYDPDAYRQQLALVPQDCHIFAGTVRQNLSLAKPEASDDAIWAALRAANIDHLVTTLGGLDSRVGDRGTTLSGGERQRIGIARAFLRNPTMLILDEPLANIDPFLERAIASNVRNLRDNRTTIVIAHRLASISIADHIVLLHNGSIEAQGTHQDLLANERYVELLGDQIER, encoded by the coding sequence ATGAATGAAACGCTGAGAGCCATCATGCGGCTAGTACGCCAGCTTCGCGAGTGCACACCCTTATTTATTGCATCAACCGTGGTTACTGCATTAGCTCAGCTCACTTTCATGGGTGTGACGATGACCTCTGTTTGGATAACTACTCGGTTTATCGTCGATAACGACGCCATACTCACCGGCTTGATAAGCCTGCTTATCGTGTTAGTTGCCAGCCATGCCCTCACCACACTATTAGAAGTGTGGTGGTCTCATGAAGTCGCCTATCGCATTTTGCACACGTTTAGAGTTCATCTCTATGCGGCAATCAAACGTATCGCACCGCTTGGATTGCACGGCAAGCGAACGGCAGATGTTGCCTCGGCCGCGATGAGTGATGCCGAACAATTGGAATGGTTCTACGCCCACACCGCATCGACAGCTATTTGTGCAGTTATCAATCCGGTCATCGTGATCACTGTGCTATGCAGCATTGTTGGACCAGCCGGACTTGTGATGTTGTTTCCTGTAATCACGATGATTGGACTCCCGTTATTGCTCATGCCGCTTCAACAACGGCAAGGGGCTCACCTGCGTGATGCACTTGTGCAGTTGCGCGTGGCAGTACTCGATGCCATCCAAGGTCAGCGTGAGTTGCGTTCCTTAGGCATGGTTGCGCAACAACAACATGAGATTGAGCGCCTCACGGTCCATGTCCAAAGAATCAATAATCGCCAAACTATCCGCAAAACCATAGAAATGGCCTATGCCGAACTCGCAACTGCAACTGGCACAACGATACTGCTTGTGGTGCTTACCGGATGGGTGCTTGATGGTCAGTTTGAGAGCACACTGCTGCCGTTGGCCATCGTCATGGCCGGTATGAGCACGACACCCGCGGTCGGGCTGGTTGCCATGCTAGGCAGACTCGGTGAAATCGGTGCCTGTGCGAAACGCATCACCACCATTCTTGATGCTGAGGACCCCATCCCGAGTCAACCCGATACCGGGCTATCCAAAGTTGAGGGGCATCCCCAAACTCTGGTAGCCGATAATCTCAGTTTCTCCTATGACGTTCAACCGGTATTAAACCAGGTCAGTCTCGTGGCAAGCCCAACCCGATCCATCGCGATTGTGGGTCAGTCTGGGGCGGGGAAAACCACCTTTGCCAATCTTGCGATGCGTTTTCTTGACCCAGATGCCGGTCAGATTTGTTTTGATGGATTAAACCTTCGTGGATATGACCCTGACGCCTACCGGCAACAGCTTGCACTCGTCCCACAAGATTGTCACATTTTTGCAGGAACGGTTCGCCAGAACCTTTCGCTGGCAAAACCCGAGGCAAGTGATGATGCCATCTGGGCTGCGCTCAGGGCGGCCAATATTGATCACCTTGTTACAACCCTTGGCGGGTTAGACAGTCGTGTTGGTGACCGAGGAACCACCCTGTCAGGCGGGGAACGTCAACGCATTGGTATCGCCCGTGCCTTTTTACGTAACCCAACCATGCTCATTCTCGATGAGCCGTTGGCCAATATTGACCCATTCTTAGAAAGGGCTATCGCATCAAACGTACGAAACCTGAGAGATAATCGAACCACGATCGTTATTGCCCATCGATTGGCTTCGATCAGCATTGCTGATCATATTGTGTTGTTACACAACGGCAGTATTGAAGCCCAAGGAACCCACCAAGATTTACTCGCTAACGAACGCTACGTTGAACTCCTCGGTGACCAGATTGAGCGTTAA
- a CDS encoding GNAT family N-acetyltransferase, producing the protein MTDLTIRPLTPDELPDMVRAFQRLFGEETTPDSQAAEIDPLDPSRCVGAFAADRIVGHVGIYPLDIAVPGATAPLCAITLVFVDTTHRRKGLGKALMLRAMHQADEPVAALWASRPGFYERLGFEAGMASSLMSIDVGDTVPLRPNAPTLDDVRRVPPAIAEIDLPRVYDQARQFRPGLTSRDTRWWKHRFIGDAEWRRFGGGELQTVVAYRDDEPVAYAIFNLKSSFDHLGPNHEMIVHEAVAINPVDEAALLAWLCQVDLVGKVTAWWRPADDALNFCLVQPRHAETKTTESLYVRILDVPKAIAARHYFADLSCVVRIVDDHLERNNGVWRFTLGASGGRAERIADSAAVDCTMDIRGLAALWLGGYSVHTLIGAQLITIHTPALTLALHQAFSSPVAPWCPEVW; encoded by the coding sequence ATGACTGACCTTACTATCCGACCGCTAACCCCAGACGAACTGCCAGATATGGTTCGTGCCTTCCAGCGTTTATTTGGGGAAGAAACAACCCCCGATTCACAGGCGGCTGAAATTGACCCCTTAGATCCCAGCCGGTGCGTCGGGGCGTTTGCTGCGGACCGGATCGTTGGACATGTCGGTATATATCCATTGGATATTGCGGTTCCAGGTGCGACCGCACCATTGTGTGCAATCACTCTCGTGTTTGTTGACACAACGCACCGGCGTAAGGGGTTGGGTAAAGCATTGATGCTTCGTGCTATGCACCAAGCAGATGAACCAGTGGCCGCCTTGTGGGCATCCCGCCCTGGGTTTTATGAACGTCTTGGGTTTGAAGCCGGTATGGCCAGCTCGTTAATGAGTATCGATGTGGGTGACACCGTACCGTTACGACCGAATGCGCCCACCCTTGATGATGTACGCCGAGTACCACCTGCAATTGCAGAAATTGATCTTCCAAGGGTGTATGACCAGGCGCGACAATTCCGTCCTGGGCTAACGAGTCGTGATACCCGCTGGTGGAAACACCGCTTTATTGGTGATGCTGAGTGGCGCCGGTTTGGAGGTGGAGAACTCCAAACCGTGGTGGCCTATCGAGACGATGAGCCCGTGGCGTATGCCATTTTCAATCTAAAATCTTCTTTCGATCATCTCGGCCCCAACCACGAAATGATCGTCCACGAAGCCGTCGCAATCAATCCTGTTGACGAAGCCGCCCTCTTAGCCTGGCTATGCCAAGTTGACCTCGTTGGCAAGGTAACCGCCTGGTGGCGACCGGCTGATGACGCACTGAACTTTTGTTTAGTACAACCTCGCCATGCCGAAACCAAAACAACCGAGTCACTGTACGTCCGCATCTTGGATGTGCCAAAAGCCATTGCGGCACGCCACTATTTTGCAGACCTATCGTGTGTAGTTCGTATCGTTGATGACCACCTAGAACGCAATAACGGGGTTTGGCGATTCACCTTGGGGGCTTCAGGAGGACGTGCCGAGCGCATTGCAGATAGCGCCGCAGTTGACTGCACGATGGATATTCGTGGTCTAGCAGCCCTCTGGCTGGGTGGGTACAGCGTGCATACCCTCATAGGCGCGCAGCTGATTACCATACACACCCCGGCACTCACCCTTGCCCTGCACCAAGCCTTCAGTTCCCCAGTCGCACCCTGGTGTCCTGAGGTCTGGTAG
- the obgE gene encoding GTPase ObgE, whose product MFVDNVLIHVKGGKGGDGVTSFRRQPYEPKGPPEGGDGGRGGNVIAKADARLNTLVDFHYRPHRRAGNGKNGSGDLRKGADGADEVMAVPIGTQIIDVETGDLLADLVVDGQEIIVAQGGRGGRGNAQFRTRTRRSPAFHEYGVPGDEFQVRLELKLVADVALIGFPNAGKSSLIRKLSAATPKVADYPFTTLTPNLGVADRYDVDFVVADVPGLIEGAADGKGLGHEFLRHVERAKVIVHVLDCASGYAATDEVGVYRYEQRIPTEDLDAIISELTTYEPALLERPAIIWLNKADADPDMAELVADELVAQGWEVLTGSAVTGEGVDALKSRLATLVQAVRAKEVADRAENLTEAVHEGPRPVVRPTRIIQPDPIEIQKVGLGGGQVGWMVHHKRFERWINQLDITNEDAVAYLQGRLKRAGLEDALIKAGATPGDEVQIADRVFFFHPDHWVGDSEDIDDGWDDAEEFGVEYVEYDVSDLPFSPVHEVTEDGKLSFYNDWFAQPGSPTFQHDHPDTDRPVA is encoded by the coding sequence ATGTTTGTAGATAACGTCCTCATCCACGTTAAAGGTGGAAAGGGCGGTGACGGTGTTACCAGCTTCCGTCGACAACCGTATGAGCCAAAGGGTCCGCCCGAAGGTGGCGACGGGGGTCGTGGTGGCAACGTGATTGCCAAAGCCGATGCCCGATTAAATACCCTGGTTGATTTCCATTACCGCCCTCACCGTCGGGCCGGTAACGGGAAAAACGGCAGCGGTGATTTACGCAAGGGCGCCGACGGTGCTGATGAAGTTATGGCTGTACCTATTGGCACACAGATTATTGATGTTGAAACCGGTGACCTGCTTGCTGACTTGGTGGTTGATGGCCAAGAAATTATTGTGGCCCAAGGGGGTCGTGGTGGCCGAGGCAACGCTCAATTCCGTACCCGTACACGCCGGAGCCCAGCCTTTCACGAATACGGTGTTCCTGGTGATGAGTTTCAGGTTCGTCTTGAACTCAAACTGGTTGCCGATGTCGCCCTCATTGGCTTTCCGAACGCCGGTAAGTCCAGCTTGATTCGTAAACTCAGTGCCGCCACCCCCAAGGTGGCTGATTATCCGTTTACCACCCTCACGCCCAATCTTGGTGTGGCGGACCGATATGACGTTGATTTTGTGGTGGCTGATGTCCCTGGGCTTATCGAAGGGGCTGCAGATGGAAAAGGGCTTGGCCATGAGTTTTTACGCCATGTCGAACGTGCCAAAGTCATTGTGCACGTACTCGACTGTGCCTCAGGGTATGCCGCAACCGATGAGGTTGGGGTCTATCGCTATGAACAACGTATCCCGACCGAGGATTTAGACGCGATTATTTCAGAACTGACCACCTATGAGCCTGCGCTACTTGAACGACCAGCCATTATCTGGCTGAACAAAGCTGACGCTGATCCCGATATGGCAGAGTTGGTTGCTGATGAACTTGTTGCCCAGGGCTGGGAAGTGCTTACAGGTAGTGCAGTGACCGGTGAAGGGGTTGATGCCCTGAAAAGCCGGTTAGCCACACTGGTTCAAGCGGTTCGTGCCAAAGAAGTTGCTGATCGGGCAGAGAATCTGACTGAAGCGGTACACGAAGGCCCCCGCCCAGTTGTTCGCCCTACGCGCATTATCCAACCAGATCCTATTGAGATACAAAAAGTTGGTCTTGGTGGCGGCCAAGTCGGTTGGATGGTGCATCACAAACGGTTTGAGCGTTGGATTAACCAGTTAGACATTACGAATGAAGATGCGGTTGCCTATCTCCAAGGCCGCTTGAAACGAGCCGGGTTAGAAGACGCACTCATAAAAGCTGGTGCAACCCCAGGTGATGAAGTGCAAATCGCTGACCGTGTCTTTTTCTTCCATCCCGACCATTGGGTTGGTGATAGTGAGGACATCGACGATGGGTGGGACGATGCCGAAGAATTTGGGGTTGAATACGTTGAATACGACGTATCAGACCTCCCATTCTCCCCGGTTCATGAGGTCACCGAAGATGGGAAACTGTCCTTTTACAATGACTGGTTCGCCCAACCTGGCAGCCCCACCTTCCAACACGATCATCCAGATACTGATAGACCAGTCGCCTAA
- the proB gene encoding glutamate 5-kinase codes for MHAPRLTKEQAHPAVVKVGSSSLTLDDGNLNQDAIRETAKQVAQIKESLGRPVVLVTSGAVAAGFHSLGFAERPSDTGWLQASASVGQGYLMHAWESVFTEYGQVVGQVLLSADDLLDRRRYLNARTTLTALLSCDAIPIVNENDAVVTDELRLGDNDRLAALTASMLDASMLVLLTDVDGVHNGPPSEGHPLIPVIDDLTALDERHFGRSGSRVGSGGMASKLEAARIGAASGLPTVIANAKRPNVIVDALAGKPVGTVIPPFRHRTDSSRLWRAFAHPAKGQIVIDDGAVDALVNHGASLLAVGIKSITGAFPDGSCVQVLDTLGKPVARGRARCGAVCIDDMLTSRSPQGVIIHRDDLVVLRQAT; via the coding sequence ATGCACGCTCCAAGACTTACGAAAGAGCAAGCACACCCTGCGGTTGTCAAAGTTGGCTCCTCATCACTCACCCTTGATGATGGCAATTTAAACCAAGATGCCATTCGAGAAACCGCCAAACAGGTTGCCCAGATTAAAGAATCTTTAGGGCGACCTGTGGTGTTAGTAACCTCCGGTGCGGTGGCCGCAGGATTTCATTCCTTGGGCTTTGCCGAACGGCCAAGTGATACGGGATGGTTACAAGCATCGGCCAGCGTAGGCCAGGGCTATTTGATGCACGCTTGGGAGAGTGTCTTTACTGAGTACGGACAAGTCGTTGGCCAGGTGTTGTTATCGGCTGATGACCTCTTAGATCGTCGCCGCTACCTCAATGCCCGGACCACGCTTACCGCATTATTGAGCTGTGATGCGATTCCGATTGTGAATGAAAACGATGCAGTTGTGACCGATGAGTTACGACTTGGTGACAATGACCGTCTTGCCGCACTCACGGCCTCAATGCTTGATGCATCCATGCTGGTACTCCTTACTGATGTGGACGGGGTTCACAATGGCCCCCCATCAGAAGGGCACCCGCTTATTCCCGTGATTGATGATTTAACTGCCTTAGATGAGCGTCACTTTGGTCGTTCAGGCTCGCGGGTTGGGAGTGGTGGTATGGCCAGCAAGTTAGAAGCTGCGCGTATTGGTGCAGCGAGTGGGCTGCCTACCGTCATTGCGAACGCCAAACGACCGAATGTCATTGTGGATGCGCTGGCGGGTAAACCGGTGGGGACAGTCATCCCCCCATTTCGTCATCGAACCGACTCGTCTCGGCTTTGGCGAGCCTTTGCCCACCCTGCAAAAGGTCAGATCGTCATTGATGATGGTGCTGTTGACGCACTCGTCAACCATGGGGCGAGCCTGCTTGCCGTTGGGATTAAATCAATCACCGGTGCATTCCCAGACGGTAGTTGTGTCCAGGTACTTGATACGCTGGGGAAACCGGTAGCTCGAGGTCGAGCCCGTTGTGGTGCCGTTTGCATAGATGACATGCTGACGAGTAGGAGTCCCCAAGGGGTCATCATTCACCGTGATGATTTGGTCGTTCTTCGTCAAGCCACTTGA
- a CDS encoding DoxX family protein, which yields MRLIRLLAHGALASIFISAGLNAFKNPKPLAVVAQDTIDGMGKRVEQFTGSSALSDADPSTVVRANGAAQVLGGISLFTGIFRKPAALGLIASLIPVTVAGHPFWKMSGGDRGAQQVHFLKNLGLMGGLLLVATEPRRKPFISIGSGTQQSISDAVGGVVDASLPRVMRHLNP from the coding sequence ATGAGATTGATACGGTTACTTGCGCATGGTGCACTAGCCAGCATTTTTATTTCGGCTGGGCTGAATGCATTTAAAAACCCAAAGCCATTGGCAGTAGTCGCTCAAGACACGATTGATGGTATGGGCAAGCGGGTTGAACAATTTACTGGCAGTTCAGCTCTTTCAGACGCTGATCCGAGCACCGTTGTTCGTGCGAATGGAGCGGCACAGGTCTTAGGTGGAATCAGCCTGTTCACTGGTATCTTCCGCAAACCTGCAGCACTTGGCTTAATTGCCAGCCTCATTCCCGTCACGGTGGCTGGACATCCGTTCTGGAAGATGAGTGGTGGTGACCGTGGCGCCCAACAAGTGCATTTCTTGAAGAATCTTGGGCTCATGGGCGGTCTGTTACTAGTAGCGACTGAACCTCGTCGTAAACCATTCATCTCGATTGGCTCTGGCACCCAACAGAGCATCAGTGACGCTGTTGGTGGTGTCGTAGACGCAAGTCTTCCCCGTGTCATGCGGCATTTGAATCCGTAA